In Chelmon rostratus isolate fCheRos1 chromosome 9, fCheRos1.pri, whole genome shotgun sequence, the following proteins share a genomic window:
- the hars gene encoding histidine--tRNA ligase isoform X2 has protein sequence MEDKAQIQEAIKSQGEVVRKLKSEKASKEQIDEEVAKLLELKAQLGGDDGKHTFVLKTAKGTRDYNPKQMAIREKVFNTIVGCFKRHGAETIDTPVFELKETLTGKYGEDSKLIYDLKDQGGELLSLRYDLTVPFARYLAMNKITNIKRYHIAKVYRRDNPAMTRGRYREFYQCDFDIAGQYDAMIPDAECLKIVHEILSELDLGDFRIKVNDRRILDGMFAVCGVPDDKFRTICSTVDKLDKMPWEDVKKEMVNEKGLSEEAADQIGEYVSMQGGMEVAERLLQDQKMSQSKQACAGLTDIKLLFSYLQLFQVTDKVVFDLSLARGLDYYTGIIYEAVLTQAGVAQVSNDAQNGPPTEESVSVGSVAGGGRYDGLVGMFDPKGRKVPCVGVSIGIERIFSIMEQKAEASAEKIRTTDVQVLVASAQKNLLEERLRLVTELWNAGIKAEVMYKKNPKLLSQLQHCEESGIPLVAILGEQELKDGVVKLRVVSTREEVDISRADVVGEIRRRTSEA, from the exons CATACGTTTGTCCTCAAAACAGCAAAG GGAACGAGGGACTACAACCCCAAGCAGATGGCCATCAGAGAGAAAGTCTTTAACACCATCGTCGGCTGCTTCAAACGTCACGGAGCAGAAACCATCGACACACCTGTTTTTGAACTAAAG GAAACATTGACAGGGAAGTACGGAGAAGATTCCAAGCTCATCTATGACCTCAAAGACCAAGGAGGGGAGCTGCTGTCCCTCAGATACGACCTCACT GTGCCCTTTGCCCGCTACCTGGCCATGAACAAGATAACCAACATCAAGCGCTACCACATCGCTAAGGTCTACCGGCGTGATAACCCAGCCATGACCCGTGGACGCTACCGAGAGTTTTATCAATGT gatTTTGACATAGCAGGACAGTATGATGCCATGATTCCTGATGCTGAGTGTCTGAAGATTGTCCATGAAATCCTCAGTGAGCTGGACCTCGGAGACTTCCGTATCAAA GTCAACGACAGACGCATCCTTGACGgaatgtttgctgtgtgtgggGTCCCAGATGACAAGTTCCGCACTATCTGTTCAACAGTGGATAAACTGGACAAG ATGCCCTGGGAGGACGTGAAGAAGGAAATGGTGAATGAGAAGGGCCTGTCAGAGGAGGCTGCGGACCAGATTGGGGAGTACGTCAGTATGCAGG GTGGAATGGAAGTAGCAGAGCGCCTCCTTCAGGACCAGAAGATGTCTCAGAGTAAGCAGGCCTGTGCTGGCCTGACAGACATAAAGCTGCTCTTTAGTTACCTGCAGCTCTTCCAGGTCACAGACAAG GTGGTGTTTGACCTCAGTCTGGCCCGGGGTCTGGACTATTATACAGGAATCATTTACGAGGCGGTGCTGACTCAGGCAGGTGTGGCCCAGGTATCCAACGACGCCCAAAATGGGCCACCTACCGAGGAGAGTGTTAGTGTGGGCAGCGTGGCTGGCGGCGGGCGATACGACGGCCTGGTGGGAATGTTTGACCCCAAGGGCAGGAAGGTGCCGTGTGTCGGCGTCAGCATCGGCATTGAAAGGATCTTCTCCATCATGGAGCAGAAGGCTGAG gcctcagcagagaaGATTCGTACCACAGATGTTCAGGTCCTGGTGGCGTCTGCTCAGAAGAATCTGCTGGAGGAGAGACTCAGACTTGTCACTGAGCTCTGGAATGCTGGCATTAAg GCAGAGGTGATGTACAAGAAGAACCCCAAACTGCTGagtcagctgcagcactgtgaggAATCTGGTATCCCCCTGGTGGCCATTCTGGGAGAACAGGAACTGAAAGATGGAGTGGTCAAACTGCGCGTTGTGAGCACCAGAGAGGAG GTTGATATTTCCAGAGCAGATGTTGTAGGTGAGATCAGGAGGAGGACCTCTGAGGCCTAG
- the dnd1 gene encoding dead end protein 1, translated as MMESEQSQVLNIERVQELETWLRTTDTKLTQVNGQRKYGGPPEVWEGPTPGARCEVFISQIPRDAYEDLLIPLFSTVGPLWEFRLMMNFSGQNRGFAYAKYGLPAVATSAIRLLHGHMLEPGFRLSVRRSTEKRHLCMGGLPITTRQEDLVQVLRALTEGVDRVSLKAGPGIEGVSATVAFSSHHAASMAKKVLVEAFKKQFALTVSVKWQTTVKPSLDEPLPAQKSAQKPPHRIVNSPQPSVLPPRLLRPPSIPPGFCRAVGGPTVPQQPPPPPPSSSTTSSSSQGHLVSAASSASPVMLLRKLCEATGFGRPLYEMYCSHTGYDGFLYFTYKVCIPGITMAFEGVVMILPGPTATTTLEEAQHAAAQQVLQRVYNNQLVH; from the exons ATGATGGAAAGCGAGCAGAGCCAG gTGCTGAATATTGAGCGGGTGCAGGAGCTGGAAACCTGGCTGAGAACGACCGATACAAAGTTAACTCAAGTTAACGGCCAGAGGAAGTATGGAGGACCCCCTGAGG TGTGGGAGGGCCCCACCCCAGGAGCCCGCTGCGAGGTCTTCATCAGCCAGATCCCGCGGGATGCCTACGAGGATCTGTTGATCCCCCTGTTCAGCACCGTGGGGCCCCTGTGGGAGTTCCGGCTCATGATGAACTTCAGCGGGCAGAACCGCGGTTTTGCTTATGCCAAATACGGCTTGCCAGCTGTGGCCACCAGTGCCATCCGCCTGCTGCACGGTCACATGCTGGAGCCGGGCTTCCGCCTCAGTGTCCGCCGCAGCACAGAGAAGAGACACCTCTGTATGGGAGGCCTGCCCATCACCACCAGGCAAGAGGACCTAGTGCAG GTGCTGCGTGCACTGACAGAAGGGGTGGATAGAGTGTCCCTGAAGGCTGGGCCTGGTATAGAGGGGGTGTCTGCTACAGTCGCCTTTTCATCCCACCATGCTGCCTCTATGGCCAAGAAGGTGCTAGTGGAAG CATTCAAGAAGCAGTTTGCACTGACTGTCTCAGTCAAGTGGCAGACAACAGTGAAGCCGAGCCTGGACGAGCCACTGCCTGCACAGAAATCAGCCCAAAAGCCCCCGCACCGCATCGTCAACTCTCCACAGCCCTCTGTCCTGCCTCCTCGCCTGCTCCgccctccatccatcccccCGGGTTTCTGCAGAGCAGTGGGAGGACCCACTGTCCCCCagcaacctcctcctcctcctcccagctcctccaccacctcctcttcctcccaggGGCATCTAGTGTCTGCTGCATCATCAGCATCCCCCGTGATGCTGCTGCGTAAGCTGTGTGAGGCGACTGGGTTTGGCCGGCCACTCTATGAGATGTACTGCAGCCATACTGGGTATGATGGATTCCTCTACTTTACCTACAAGGTGTGTATCCCCGGGATAACCATGGCTTTCGAAGGGGTGGTTATGATATTGCCAGGACCCACTGCCACCACCACGCTGGAGGAAGCTCAGCATGCTGCGGCCCAGCAGGTCCTGCAGAGGGTCTACAATAACCAGCTCGTCCACTAA